One Dehalococcoidia bacterium genomic window carries:
- a CDS encoding cysteine synthase family protein, with protein MDSVLDLVGNTPLVELKNCEPKPGVRVFAKLEGQNPTGSIKDRIVAYMLARARERGDLKPGQDIIEATTGNTGISLAMLGRRLGHRVRAIVPETVFPDVVQALHAYGAEVQWVPAALGIKSALEVAREIAAREGCYLLDQFCNQDNPRAHYETTAVEILRETPQVDAFVCGLGTGGTIMGVGRRLREVNPKVQLIAAEPHPGNQLQGLRSLDDGFVPPILDLKALDGKILVRSASAFRAAREVLMREGLFVGLSSGAVMHAALKWAQRMERGNIVVVFADSGWKYLGTPAFRPEAPVPDEDALDDVLWW; from the coding sequence ATGGACTCCGTGCTGGACCTCGTCGGTAACACGCCGCTCGTCGAGCTCAAGAACTGCGAGCCGAAGCCCGGCGTGCGCGTCTTCGCGAAGCTCGAAGGCCAGAACCCGACGGGCTCGATCAAGGACCGCATCGTCGCCTACATGCTCGCCAGGGCGCGGGAACGCGGTGACCTGAAGCCGGGGCAGGACATCATCGAGGCGACGACGGGCAACACCGGCATCTCCCTCGCCATGCTAGGGCGGCGGCTCGGGCACCGCGTGCGCGCAATCGTGCCGGAGACGGTGTTTCCGGATGTCGTGCAGGCCCTGCACGCCTACGGCGCCGAGGTCCAGTGGGTGCCTGCCGCGCTCGGCATCAAAAGCGCGCTCGAGGTCGCGCGCGAAATCGCCGCCAGGGAGGGCTGCTACCTGCTCGACCAGTTCTGCAACCAGGACAACCCGCGCGCCCACTATGAGACGACCGCCGTCGAGATACTGCGCGAGACGCCGCAGGTAGACGCCTTCGTCTGCGGACTCGGTACGGGCGGCACGATCATGGGTGTGGGTCGCCGCCTGCGGGAGGTGAACCCAAAGGTGCAGCTGATCGCGGCGGAACCCCACCCCGGGAACCAGCTGCAGGGCCTGCGCAGCCTGGACGATGGCTTCGTGCCGCCGATACTCGACCTCAAGGCCCTGGACGGCAAGATCCTGGTGCGCAGCGCCAGCGCCTTCCGCGCGGCGCGGGAAGTGCTGATGCGCGAAGGGTTGTTCGTCGGGCTCTCGTCCGGCGCCGTGATGCACGCGGCCCTCAAGTGGGCGCAGCGCATGGAGCGCGGCAACATCGTCGTCGTCTTCGCCGATAGCGGGTGGAAGTACCTGGGCACTCCTGCTTTCCGCCCGGAGGCGCCGGTCCCGGACGAGGACGCGCTCGACGACGTCCTCTGGTGGTGA